The genomic interval GCAGCGCGCCGAACTTCGCGGCGACCTGCGAGAGCTTGAACTTCAGCGAGTCCGAGCGCTTGAGGCTCAGTTCGATGATGGCCTCGACGTGGTCGGGGTCGGTCTCGCGGAGTACCTCCGCGACCTCCGGCCCCGTCACCTTCGGGGGCACGTCGAGTTCGATTCGGTAGGGGTCCACGTCGAGTCCCACCGACGACCCCGTGCGCTGGCCGACCAGCGACGAGAGGACGCGCCCGAGGGTCTCGTTGGTCTTGTGGCCGAGACACGAATTGACCACCACCGTCCGGGCGGCGTGCTCGACCACGACCCGGTCGGCGGTCGGAATCGGGTCGCCAGCCTCGGCCTGCCGGTCCAACTGGTCGAGCGCCTCGCTGGCGGTGTGCTCGTCGGTCGGGTACCTGTTCGTGAACTCCCGGGCGACCCCCTCGCGGGGCGCGCCGCGCTCGAACTGGGGTCCGGCCACCGCGCGCATCTCGCCGACCTCCCGGGCCACGTCGTAGGGAACTGGAATCTCCTCGCCGACCCAGCTCGGAATCTCGCCGCCGGGGTCCTCGATGGGCGAGACCTTCACCGTCTCCTCGGCGTCGTCTATCTCGGTGATGCGCCACATCTCGCCGCGCTGGACGAACACCTCGCCGGGCTCGGCGAAGTTGACGACGAACCGCTCGTCGAGGGTGCCGACCCGCGACCCGCTGGCGATGTCCTCGACGACGTACTTCTGCTCGTCGGGTATCATCGAGAGATTGGCGTAGAAGTACTGCCACGTCTGGGAGGACTTCTCGATGCGGTCTTCCTCCTCGTCGAGCCAGACGAGGCGGTTTCCCTTCAGCTCCCGGAGGACCGCCTTGAACCGCGATTCCGAGAGGTCCCGGAAGGGGTACGCCCGGGTCACGATGTCGTAGGCGCGCATCGCCGACAGGTCGCCGAAGTCCATCACCAGCCCCACCACCTGATTCGCCACCGTGTCGAGGCTCCCGTCGTGGATGCGGGCGGGTTCGACCTCCCCCTGCTTCGCGCGCCGGGCGATGGCGAGCGCTTCGAGGGTGTCGTCGGGGTGTTTCGTGACGACGGTTCCGTGCGAGACCCGGTCGCTGCGGTGGCCCGCGCGTCCCACGCGCTGGAGCAGGCGCGCGACCTCCCGGGGGCTCGAATACTGGACAACGTGGTCGATCCGGCCCACGTCGATGCCCAGTTCCATCGAGGAGGTACAGAGCAGGGCGTCGATCTCCCCGGCTTTGAAGCGGTCCTCCACGTCGATGCGGGCCTCCTTCGACAGCGACCCGTGGTGGACCCCCACGTCGGCGTCGAGGGCCTTGAACCGCGAGCCCAGCGCCTCGGCGGTTTGGCGCGTGTTGACGAATATCAGCGTCGAGTCGTGGTCCTCGACCACGTCCAGAATCGCCCGGACGTGGCTCGCGTACTCGGGGTCGGTCATCAGTTCGCCCGCCAACTGCTCGTCGGCCTCGGTCACCTCGGGTTCGCGGACCTCGAACTCCACCTTGCTCCCGGCGTCGACCTCGACGATTTCGCACCCCCGGTCGCCGGTGAGGAATCGCCCGACCTCTTCGGGGTCGCCCACGGTCGCCGAGAGACCGATGCGCTGGAACTCGCCCGCGAGTTCGCCGAGTCGCTCCAGTCCGACCGTCAACTGCGCGCCGCGCTTGGCGCTGGCGAGTTCGTGGACCTCGTCGACGACGACGTGGTGAACGTCCGAGAGGGCCTTCCGGAGCTTCGACCCAGTGAGCATCGCCTGCAGGGTTTCGGGCGTGGTCACCAGCACGTCCGGCGGGTCGTCGGCCTGCTTCCCCCGCCGGTAGTCGGTGGTGTCGCCGTGGCGCACGTCCACGTCGAGGTCCAGCGTCTCGCCCCACCACTCCAGACGCTCGCGCATGTCTCGGTTCAGGGCTCGCAGGGGCGTGACGTACAGCGCCGAGATGCCGAAGCGCGGGCCGTCCTCGTCGCGGGCCCGCGCAATCGCGTCGAACACGGGGAGCATCGCGGTCTCGGTCTTGCCGGTCCCGGTCGGCGCGACGACCAGCGCGTGTTCGCCCCGCGCCAGCGGCGGAATCGCCCGGCGCTGTGGCTCGGTCGGCGTCGAGAACCCCCGCTCGGAGAGCGCCGCCCGGACCTCCTCGCCGAGTCGCGCGAAGGCCGCAGAATCCGCGGCCGTCGTCTCGCTCATTACGCTCTGGCTTGGCACGCGAGGGGATTAAGCGCAACGCTAGGCACGGGAGCGCGTACCACGAATTCGGCGACAACCGACTTACCGCCGCCCGCCGAAGCCCGGCCATGGAGACCGAAGTCCTGTTCCGCGAGACCCAGACCTACCGCCAGCCGTGGCTCTGGGGCCTGCTCGCCCTGCGACCCGCGCTGACCCTCGTCGGCCTCGCCCGCGGGACGCGAACGCGGGCCGACGCGGCCCGCGAACTCGCGTCGTTCCTCGGGGTCGCGCTCCTGCTCGGGACGACCCGGCTCACGACCGAGGTCCGCGACGACGGCGTCTACCTCAAGTTCGAGCCGTTCCACCGGTCGTTCCGTCGGATTCCCTTGGAGGACATCGAGGAGTTCGAGGCCGCGGGCTACAGCCCGCTCCGGTACGGCGGTTGGGGGTTCCGCTGGACCCCGAGTAGCGTCGCCTACACCGTGAGCGGCCGGAGCGGCGTCGTCTTCGACCGGACGAACGGGCGGTCGGTGTACGTGGGCTCGGACCGCCCCGACGAACTCCTCGCGGCGGTTCAGGAGGCGACGAACCGGACTGTCTGACCTCGGCGACCTGCCGGAGTACCCACCCCTCCGAGCGCGACTCGGCGCGACGCGCCGAGTCGCGCTCAGACCGCTGGGTACTCCCCCAGCCGCGTCCCGTCGAGCAGGTACGCCTCCGCCGAGGGGGACGCCTCCGGGAGGAACGGCGCGAGGAACCCCTGGCCCTCGACGTTGACCCACGTCGCGCCCGCGAGGTCGTTGAACGCCGGGAAGACGACGAGTTCCGCTCCCGCCCGGACGCTCGCGGCGCGCTCGGCGAACGCCTCGCGCGCGAGCGGCCCCCGGAGCCAGACGCGCTCGACGCGGCTCCCGCCGACCTCGTCCGTCAGTCGGACCGCGGGGTGCTCGTGGCCGACGCAGACCACCGCCGCGGAGAGGACCTCCGGCGCGGGCCATGTGTGGCCGTGGGCGAACCCCACGTCGCCGAGTCGGATTCCGTCGCCGTCGGTCACCTCGCAGTCGACCCACGACTCGATGGCCCCGTCGTGGTTGCCCTTGACGAGCGTGGCGGCCACGCCGCGCTCGTCGAGGCGTTCGAGCAGGACCTCTATCTCGCCGCGCTCGGCCCCGCCGGGGTCGCCGATAGCGTGCATCAGGTCGCCCAGGAAGATCACGCGGTCGGGGGCGACGCGCTCCACGAGCGAGAACAGCCGCTCGCGGCGCTCGTCGGCGCGGCTGTCGAGCGAGACGCCCTCCGCGCGCAGCGCCGCCTCGACGCCCGCGTGGAAGTCGGCGACGACGAGCGCGCGCTCGGACCCGACCTCGGCGACCGCGGCGGGTTCGCCGGGAACGGGCTCGACGAGGCTCATCAGATAGGCTTGAGGGTGTCCTCGCCCGACTCGTAGCAACGCCCGGCCATCAGCGCGGATTCGAGCGCGTCCTCCACGTCGGCGGGGGTCACGTCGTACTCCCCGACCACCGCGGCCAGCAGGGTCTCGCGCTCGACGCCGTCGCCCTCGTTGAGGTCCTCCATCGTCTCCATCACGGTGTTTTCGAGGTCCTCGGGTTCGGGTTTCCCGGCGTCCGATTCGGCTTCCGCCTCGGAGTCGTCGGATTCGCCGTCCGGTTCGGACGCGGGTTCGGATTCGTCCACGTCGGACGCCGAGTCCGACGCCTCGGACGCCGAATCGGGACGCTCGTCCGGGAGGGCCTCACCCTCCGGCGCGTCGATGTCGGCCTCGCCGGGTTCCTCGACCTCCGTCCCGGAGGAGAACTCCAGACCGTACTCCTCCTCGACCTGCTCGCGTTCCTCGTCGTCGAACTCGTACATCTCGTCGCCCGCCCCGGCGGTTCCGAGGTCTGGCCCCTCGTCCCGCCCGTCGGTCTCGGTCGCGGTCTCGGGGTCGACCGACTCGTCGGTCGAGGTGTCCTGCTCGTCGCCGACGGTCGGCGGTTCGTCGGTCCCGACCTCCTCCTGAAGGTCGGCGGCGTCTTCCGAGTCCTCGACTTCGGCGGGTCCGTCGTCGGCGACCGTGCTGGTCGGGGCTTCGCCGAGGTCGTCGGCCGCGTCGGAATCGGTCGCCGAGTCGGTCTCGGCTTCCGCGCTCGATTCGGACTCCGCGCTCGATTCGGACTCTGCGTTCGATTCGGACTCCGCGACCGGTTCGGACTCCGAACCGGTCGCGGCCTCGGGACTCGTCTGGTCGGCGTCGACCGTTTCCACGTCGGCGACCTCGGTCGCCTCGGCGTCGGCCAGCGAGTAGTCGAGGGCGACGCCGACCGCGGCGTCGCCCTCGTCGGGCGCGAGGTCGAGCGGTCCCACGTCGTCGGCGTCGAGTTCGCCCGCGACGACCCGCGCAGAGTCTATCGCGAGGTCCCAGACTCCCGCGAGATACCCCTCCGTCGTGCCGTAGTGGTCGATGGCGAGCGGGATGCCCGCGGCGAGACCGGCGTCCGAGCCGCCCGCTTCGAGGGCGGCGCGGAGGTCCTCGCCCCGCGCGTCCGAGTCGAGCGCGTCGGCGAACGTCGAGACCCGGTCGAGGGTCTGCTCGGCGGTCTGGACCACCCAGCGGTCGCGGGTGTCGGCGTCCACGCGGTTGATGGACTCGGGCCGGATGGAGGTGAACACCCGGTCGGAGTCCTCGGGCTGGAAGGTCCGGGCCTTGCCCGTCACCGCGACGAACGCCGGGGGCGAGGCATTTTCGAGGAACGCCATCTCGTCGGGCTGGTACTGCCCGGCGTAGACCACGAACGCGCCGGTCGGGTCCACGATTCGCGCCCGGAGCACGTCGTCGCTGACTTGCTCTACTTGTGTCAGAACGCCCACGACGAACAGGCGATTGACTCGCGCGCCCGTGGGGGTGACCACGTAGTTCGGGGCGCGCTCCTCGTCGCTCTCGGAGTAGTCGAGGGTGGCGTCGTCGTACTCGGCGGCGAACACGCGCCACGCGACCTCGCGGCGGCCCGCGCCGCCCTGCTCGGAGTCGTCGTCGCTCGAACTCATTCTGCCACCTCCGCGAGCAGGGCGTCGGCGCGGTCGGTCGGCGAGTCACCGCACTCCTCGAACTCGGTGACTTCGAGGTTCGCGCCGTAGTCGTCGACCGAGAGGTTCCCCCGGACGCGGAACTCCCGGCCGACG from Halorussus salilacus carries:
- a CDS encoding DUF6141 family protein, translating into METEVLFRETQTYRQPWLWGLLALRPALTLVGLARGTRTRADAARELASFLGVALLLGTTRLTTEVRDDGVYLKFEPFHRSFRRIPLEDIEEFEAAGYSPLRYGGWGFRWTPSSVAYTVSGRSGVVFDRTNGRSVYVGSDRPDELLAAVQEATNRTV
- a CDS encoding metallophosphoesterase, with amino-acid sequence MSLVEPVPGEPAAVAEVGSERALVVADFHAGVEAALRAEGVSLDSRADERRERLFSLVERVAPDRVIFLGDLMHAIGDPGGAERGEIEVLLERLDERGVAATLVKGNHDGAIESWVDCEVTDGDGIRLGDVGFAHGHTWPAPEVLSAAVVCVGHEHPAVRLTDEVGGSRVERVWLRGPLAREAFAERAASVRAGAELVVFPAFNDLAGATWVNVEGQGFLAPFLPEASPSAEAYLLDGTRLGEYPAV
- a CDS encoding DEAD/DEAH box helicase, with the translated sequence MSETTAADSAAFARLGEEVRAALSERGFSTPTEPQRRAIPPLARGEHALVVAPTGTGKTETAMLPVFDAIARARDEDGPRFGISALYVTPLRALNRDMRERLEWWGETLDLDVDVRHGDTTDYRRGKQADDPPDVLVTTPETLQAMLTGSKLRKALSDVHHVVVDEVHELASAKRGAQLTVGLERLGELAGEFQRIGLSATVGDPEEVGRFLTGDRGCEIVEVDAGSKVEFEVREPEVTEADEQLAGELMTDPEYASHVRAILDVVEDHDSTLIFVNTRQTAEALGSRFKALDADVGVHHGSLSKEARIDVEDRFKAGEIDALLCTSSMELGIDVGRIDHVVQYSSPREVARLLQRVGRAGHRSDRVSHGTVVTKHPDDTLEALAIARRAKQGEVEPARIHDGSLDTVANQVVGLVMDFGDLSAMRAYDIVTRAYPFRDLSESRFKAVLRELKGNRLVWLDEEEDRIEKSSQTWQYFYANLSMIPDEQKYVVEDIASGSRVGTLDERFVVNFAEPGEVFVQRGEMWRITEIDDAEETVKVSPIEDPGGEIPSWVGEEIPVPYDVAREVGEMRAVAGPQFERGAPREGVAREFTNRYPTDEHTASEALDQLDRQAEAGDPIPTADRVVVEHAARTVVVNSCLGHKTNETLGRVLSSLVGQRTGSSVGLDVDPYRIELDVPPKVTGPEVAEVLRETDPDHVEAIIELSLKRSDSLKFKLSQVAAKFGALRSWQGSGGPNISRLMAALEDTPMYDEAVREVFHDDLAVERASEVLRRIRDGDIEVVTTGGLTPVGTGGRSSGRELLAPENADASVIQTVKERIRNDDVILFCLHCRDWERTKPVRRVSDRPECPECGSTRIAALNPWADEVVKAVRAPEKDDEQEKMTQRAYKAANLVQSHGKKAVVALAARGVGPRNAARIISKLREDEDDFYRDILEQERRYARTQSFWD